GAACGGCGGCTTTAGCCTGGTTGCCGAATCAGCTCAGCCGGTCCTGTTCGATTTCAATACCGTCGAAGGACGATCACGACTTGGTTTAAAAGACGAAAGCAGCCTGCCGGATGGAGTCACGATTTTTCCGTTCAGCATGAAACCAGGTTCAGATGCAAGCTGCGTGAATCTGTACCAAACTCGCATCCCTACGTTGCTGGGTGCGTCCGAGGGATTCATTGCTCGCGGCGGTTTTCGTTTTGCCGACACACCCGGCGAGAAGCCGTGGACTCTGCTGAACGAAGACGTCGAAGCGATAGACGGCGTCCCGGTGGTGCCCGTCATCGGCGACATGAACACGCTGATGTACAGTCTGAAAAAAGGAATCGGCAGCGTGATCATGGTTCCGAATGAAACGGACCCTCAATACGCGCTGAAAGTCGTCGGCATGCTGGACGGCAGCGTATTTCAGGGCGTGCTGATCATGGCGGATGACAACCTCAAACGACTGGAATCGGAAGTTGCTGGCTATCGCTATTTTCTGGTCGACACGCCCGACATCGCAGACATGGCTCGAACGTCCACCGTGCTGGAAAGCCGCCTCAACGACTACGGCCTCGACGCAGAACCGGTCAGCGAACGATTGGCCGGATTTCTGGCCGTGCAGAACACTTATCTTTCGACGTTCCAGATGCTGGGGGGACTCGGCCTGTTGGTCGGCACGTTTGGTTTAGCGGCGGTGATGATGAGGAACGTGGTCGAACGTCGACGCGAAATTGCACTCATGCGGGCCGTCGGTTTCACGACCGTCCGCGTCGCGCGATTGATACTGGTGGAGAACTGGTTGCTGCTGTTGTGGGGCATTCTGCTGGGGACCGGATCGGCGCTGTTGGCCATGCTGCCTCACCTGCGTTCTACAGGAGCCGATCTGCCATGGCCGTTGCTGGCGGGAACTCTTGCGGCCGTTGCCATCATTGGTTCGCTGGCCGCCGTGTTTGCCGTGCGAGCCGCCACAACGATGTCAATTCGCGACAACCTCGCGGCCGAATAACGACGCTAACGATTCTTCCTTGCCAGCCTGCAGCCATGGGGCCAGACGGCGGCTGATCAAGATCGAGACCGTTGCCGTAGCAATGCCGCCCAGCACATCTGCGCCGTAGTGCCAGCCGGTTGTCATGGTGGAAATCACAACGGCCGCGTTCAGCACAATCATCGGAGCGAACACCCAGCGATAGTGTCGAAAACTGTAGGCCACCAAAATGGCCCACGTCGTATGGAACGATGGAAACGTAATCAAACCTTCCAGCCGGTTCACCGACACCAGCGGGAACTCTCCGGCTCGCAGCGCGAAAAAGTGTTCCAGAAAGCGCTGCTGATCGGGTCGCGGCGCATATCCATATGCGTGGAACGGCCCCGCCGCTGGCAGGAACAGAAAGGCGAGTGTCGTGATCAATCCGCCCAAAATAAAGTGCAACACGAATTCACGCAGACGACGCACGTCGGAATCCAGCCCCAACACCACCAGCGCCAGCAGCGTCGAAGGGAAGACAGAAAAATAGGCCAGGCTAAGCGCATTCCGCAGGCCCGGATGTTCGGCCATCACCGCAACGATGCTCGGCAGATGAACGCCCACGGCCCCGTCGCAGGCCATCAGCCACGGATCAGCCAGCGGCGCATTCAACGGCGTCCCAGCGTAGGTCAGAACTGCTAAAAACAGGTTGAAGACAACCATGCACAGAAAGCCGGTCAGCAGATTGGCGAATGCCGATATCTTTCTACCATCAAACACAACGGCAAATGGCAGCAGCAGCCCGACCGTTCCGATGGCCGTCGCGGCCGAAAAATAGTCGAACCGCATGCCATGCTTCAGAAGCAGAATAAACGCTGCGCAGCCGGTCACTGAAATCAGCCACAGCTTCAACTTCAGATCCCGATTCCACATTTCGCGAGCGCCCCTGGTTTCGACGATGGCAAACTGTTGCCTTTTCGAAACATAGCCCCCGGAACTTACTCACCACCGGGTGAGCCACGCCGACAGAGCTGCGGCCGACAATCCTGCGTCGGGTCGTAGCGGTTATGCCACGACGGCTGCATCCAGCGGAAACGTGGTGGGGTTCTAAGCTGGATGTAAATGGCCACTCAAATAGCGTGCGGATGCAGAAAACACGCCGACGTCGCCCCCGAATTCAGGCAGGCATTCCGCAGTATTCGAAGAAGGTTCAAAACTTCTGAAAGAAGACTGTAACAACTCCCCGGCAGCGGCAAATGAGGAAGTGTTGGAGACAACAACTTAACAAAACACTTCCAAAATCGATCACTTAAGGGGAATGAACAATGAAAACGACCGTCGCCACAACGCTTCTGGCCCTCACCGCAACCGTGTCTGTCGCTCAGGATTACAGCAACGTGACCTCAGGAATGCTGCTCGGCATTTACGGCAACGAGACTCAGCAGGGCATGCGAGTTACCTCCACCATCCCGGGTTACTCGGCCGTCGGCCGCTTGCAGCCGGGCGACGTTCTGCAGCGAGCCACCGTGGATGGCAATACGATGTACTACCTGCGGTCCCATTACGAAATGGAATGCACCAAGATGGCGATCGGAGCGAACCGCGACGCCGCGATCGAAATCTATCGACCTGGCTACGGACTGATTTACGCGTGGGTGCAATTCACACCACTGTCTGGCCCAGCAGCCGCCACAACAGCTTCCGGCAAAAAACAATACGGTGCGAGCTTCAAGCTGGAATCCGAAAAGCCGGGAGCTCGCTCAATGTTCCGCCGCTCGAATTCCGGAGGCGGCTCGCGACCGAAATTCAGCAACTCGAAAGTCAAAGTTTCTCCACCGAGCCACACCGGACCGAGACCTGGCGGTAACAGCGGAGCCGCCAAACTGTTCGGCAATCGCTGATTCCACCGAAAGCAGATCGTTCCAACGCTGCGGCAAGCGAACGACAGCGAGGACTCTCGCAGCTTTGGCTGTGAGAGTCCTTTTTTCGTTTTACGAACGAACGGCTATTTCCGGAACTTGCGGCCCTTCGAAAAGTTGCCGCTGCTTTTGCCTCGAAAACCGCCGGGCTTGCCGCCCTGGTAGCCCTGGTTTCGGCGAGGTGGCGAACTCTGTTCACCGCGTGAAGCACTAAGTCGAAGCTGCTTGCCGGCAACGCGTGTCTGCTGCAAAGTCTGGAAGACGTCGCGTGGCATGCCGGTCGGAAGATCGATCGTGCTGAATTCGTCATGAATACTGATCGGACCGATGTTGTCGCCGTCGATACCACCTTCGTTGGCCACGGCACCGACAATGTTGCCCGGCTTCACGCCGTCCTGCCAGCCGACTTCAATACGATATCGATCCATGCCTGGTTCCGGTGGCCCCAGTTGACGGCCACCACCACTCGGTCGCGACGGACGATCGGAGAACTGGCTGCGACCTCCACTTCGCTCATTGCCGCGTTCGAATCGCTCACGTCCGCCACGGTCATCCCGCTCGTTGCGTTTGCGAGCCGGCCGGTCTTTCATAAAGAACGGACGTCCCTGCTGGGCGATATGAGCCAACGCGGCCGCGATCATTTCCAGCGGTTTGCCGGATTCTTCAGCGTACTTGCTGATCATGTCTTTGAAAATCGTGAGGTCCGCTTCAGCCGTGACGTCTGTAATCTGCTGAGTGAACCGTTCGATTCGCTTGGCATTGATTTCGTCTGCGGTCGGCGGCTGAACAACTTCGATTGGCTGCTTGGTCGCTCGTTCAATCATCCGCAGCTTGCCGCGTTGATTGTTCGTCAAAAAGATGACCGCTTCGCCTTTGCGGCCCGCTCGGCCTGTTCGGCCAACTCGGTGAATGTACGACTCAGTGTCCTGCGGCATGTCGTAGTTGAAGACGTGGCTGATGCGATTCACGTCCAACCCACGAGCAGCGACGTCAGTCGCAACCAGAATGTCCAGATGCCCCGACTTCAACTGATCGATCGTACGTTCGCGAACTCGTTGAGCCATGTCACCATTCAACGCGATGGCATTGAGTCCCGCCTTGGACAGCTGTTCGGCCACAGAGACAGTGGCTTCGCGTGTCTTCGTAAACACGATCACACCGTCGGTTTCTTCAACCTCCAAAATTCGGATCAACGTTTCAACTTTGTCGCGAGGAGGAACAAACAGAGCTCGCTGCCGAATCGAATCGGCGGTCATCGTTTTCTTTTTGATCGTGATGCGAGTTGGATCGCTCAGGTAGCGTTGAGCAATCGTGCGAATCGGTGGCGGCAGTGTCGCACTAAACAGAGCAACCTGGCGGCCGGCGGGTGTTTGGTCGAGGACGAACTGCACGTCTTCGAGAAAGCCCATGTTCAGCATCTCGTCGGCTTCGTCCAACACAAGGCATTTGATGTTGCTCAAGTCCAGCGTGCCGCGTTTGATGTGATCGATCACTCGACCAGGTGTGCCCACCACGACCTGCACGCCGTCTCGCAGGGCGCGAAGCTGAATGCCGTAGTCCTGGCCGCCGTAGATCGCGGCGACTCCGAAGCGAGGCATGCAACTGGCGTAAGTCGAAAATGATTTCGCCACCTGAATGGCAAGTTCTCGAGTCGGAGCCAACACCAACACCTGAGGTGGCTGACGAGGACCGGTGTCAATGTTTGACAAAACTGGCAGAGCGAACGCAGCCGTTTTACCGGTTCCGGTTTGCGACTGAGCCAACACGTCGCGACCTTCCAGCACGTGCGGAATGATCTGAGCCTGAATATCAGTGGGCTTTTCGTAGCCGGACTGTTCGATCGCTCGCTGCACATCTTCGTGAAGCGGCAGGTCGCGGAAGGTAACTTCGCCCGGCACGCGGGGCTTTTGGTCCGTCGAGGCAGACTTCGGCTGTCCCGAATTAACCTCAGAAGCTTGCCGCATTGCCGCGCCCTGGTTGTTCACTTCGTTGTCTGCTTTCCCGTAGGCACGTGGCGTTTCCGACGCCATCGCACTGGCGACGACCGGCTGCGGTGCAGGATTGGTAGCGACGGCAGACTTAGGTGTCTGTGGCGTTGTCGTCTCTGCAGACGGTTCACTAACAGGCGTGGCTTGGGGGTCCGGGGCCTGAGCAACCACTTCAACAGGCTGGGAAGCGGCTTCAACGACAGGTTCCGATTGCCGCACTTCGACTTTTGCAGACTCTGTGGACGCTTCGATTTCGACGGTCTGACTTTCGTCTGAAGCTGGCGTCACTGCTTCGGCAACTGCTGATGCAGGCTGCACGGGATTGTCTTCGGGCCGCCGTTGGACGGTCACTGCGCCGTTGTGCACTTTCACGACAGTTGGCGGTGCCGCGTTTTGCTGCGCGACAACTTGTGCCTCAGGAGCAGGCTCAGGCACCGTAGACTCAGCAACCGTCGGTCCAACGGGCTCTACTGCAGCTTCGACTGCTTCGACCGGCAATTCCGCTCGCTCAATAGCAACGAATTCTTCCGGCTCAACTTCAACAACCGGTTCTTCGACATTCAATTCCGCAACGACGCGTTGCTCGCTGGCCACTTCTTCAACTTCAACAGGCACTTCTTCAGCAGGCGATTTCTCGGCTGCCAGTTCCTCGACAACTGGTACTTCAGCAACTGGTTCCTCGGCGGCTGGCTCCTCGGCCGCTGCTTCCTCAGCAACCGGTTCCGGAGTTGATTCCTCAACCAAACCGGCTGGTTCGCCCTCGACGATATCGTCGACGATTAGCGGCTCATCAGCAGGTGCCTCAGCGACTTCCTGACGAGATTCTTCCGGTTGCTTGACTGTTTCCGGCTGGGACAGCGCTTCGGGTTCGAAGACGATGGATGTAGTTGGCATTTCAAACGTTTGAAACGTCTGGAATACATCAAAACCTGACGCTTGATTGGTGTTCTGATCCGACATAACGATTTTCAATCTTCCGAGTCAACAGGGACGCAGCCACAGAGGCGGCGCGCGCGGTCAGCGGCAAAAGCGGGGGACCGCGATTGAGCGTACGCATCTAAAAAACACAGAATGCGACGCTGCTTCGTAAACCTGGTCCCGGCGTTGGGGACTGTTCGAACTCTTCGGAGTTTCGCTGCCGAGATCGAATTCGCCATCCACAGCCGCACGGTCAGTGCGAAACGGAAGCCTGAGAATTCGACACGGGCGGCGTTCCGGAGCAGAACATTCGGAAGACCTGTCGCATGTGAGCCGGTTGGGGAGCGGTTGCGTTTAATTAGGTAGCAACATCCGAGCGGCCAACGGGGCCGCTGATTATCGAAGCTGTGCGAACTTCGAAGGCTCTTAGACGCGGCAACCTACCGAAATTAAAACCAAATCGCCACAACGAAATATGGAAATACCGCAGAAGCGCCGCTTTTCGGGAATCCCGGAAACGCAGAAAGCCTGAAAGAACAGGGTTTGCCCGCAAGGCGATCGACCAACGACGAATCAGAATTTCAGAACCGCTGGAGATTGGGCCGACGCTGTGGTTTCGCGCCACACCGTCGCACATCGCTATTCGGCTATGCCGATGGGCTGTTAAGCCGGTTCCAGCACGCGGAGCTCGGAACCAACCACGAAGTCTTTCACCTTTGGGCGATAAGTCATCATGTGAGGTGCCGTGAAATGCAATTTCAGGTCGTCAACGGTCTCCCACTTTTCGACGATGGTGACTCGGTTTTCGTCCAAATGCTGATTGTCCAGCCCTGTCGTCGCATCAATGGTTGGCGCATATTCGATGCACCCTTTTTCGCGCAGCACGTCCGGAACAATTTTGTAAAACTCGTTCAGAAAATCAGATCGAGTTCCCGGGCGGCACGTGATGGTCGCGATGACGATGATCATTGAATTTGGTTTTCTGTTTGCGGTTTTCAATATTCAGATTGCTGTCCGTATGCCGGCCACCCAGCGACCATCGGGAGCAACGCCGGCGCTACAGGCAGCACACCGTCACTCGCCCACCACGCCAATCGCCAGCCGGTGCTGACCGGCCTACCCGCCCAGTTTTTCGTGGGCAGAACGGAGCAGGTCTTCGGTTTGTTCAAAGCTGATGCAGCCGTCGGTGATCGACACGCCGTATTCCAGAGCTTTGACATCGGAACCGAGACTCTGCTGACCTGCCTTCAGATTGCTTTCCAGCATCAAGCCGACAATGGTTTCGTTCCCGTCGACTCGTTGTTGAATGACATCGTTCCAGACAATCGGCTGACGTTTGTAGTCTTTGTCTGAATTCGCGTGGCTGCAGTCAACAACAAACCGCGGAGGCAATTTGGCACTCTCCAACAGCCGACTGGCTTCTACCAGACTGGCGGCATCGTAATTCGGACCGTTTCGACCGCCTCTGAGAATCAGGTGGCCCATGTCATTGCCGCGAGTATTAACGATGCACGTGTTGCCGTCGTTGTCGATGCCCAGAAAACAGTGTTCAGCTCTTGCAGCCTTCATCGCGTTCGTCGCGACTTCCAGACTGCCTTCCGTGCTGTTCTTGAACCCGACCGGCATGGACAGGCCGCTGGCCATTTGCCGGTGAGTCGGCGATTCGGTCGTGCGAGCTCCAATCGACGCCAGCGTGATCAGGTCGGCGATGTACTGCGGCGTGATTGGTTCCAGCATTTCCGTCGCAGCGGGCAGTCCAGCCTGATTGACTTCGCGAAGAATCTGCCGCGCGAGGTTCAGGCCGGTGGCCATGTCGAAAGTGTCATTCAGGCCAGGGTCGTTGATCAGCCCCTTCCAGCCAACAGTCGTGCGAGGCTTTTCGAAGTAGACGCGCATAATCACGATCATGCGGTCCTTCACGTCTTTTGCGACAGCAGCCAGCTTGTGAGCGTACTCGACGGCGATATCCGGGTTGTGAATTGAGCACGGCCCGACAATCGCGATCACACGTTTGTCGTCCCCCTTCAGGATACTCTTCACCGTTTCACGAGATTCGTAAACGAATTGAGCCGTCTCGTCAGACAGCGGATACTTCGCTTTCAACTCGGCCGGAGACACCAGCGGAGTTGTTTCACGGATGTTGACGTCCTGCAGACTCAGTATTTTCTCGATCATTACTTCGGTGCCTTTAAAGAAATTGCCGCAGAAGTATTCAGCAACGGGGGTAAGGGATCAATGAAGGACCGGGAAAACGCAGAATTGCGGGCCAATTCGCGAATTTGGCACGACTGACGGTAACTGAAGCAGAGAACCAATGCCGATTTGGCAAGTTCGCGGTACAATCTGCCACCGTGGCTCTGGCTACCCCCCAACAGCGCACACCGTCGCCCGATGTTTCGGAGAACCAGATGTCCGAAGGAAGTCTGACACAAAATTCGCACCTGGACTGCATCCTTCAGCGATGTCGTCGCCAGATTCGCATGCACGCGGCGATCATCGGGCTGGCTCTGGTGCTGACGGCCGTCATCAGTTGCGTTCTGGTTGCGACGGCGCTGGATTACGTATTCGGGCTGCCCGAATTTCTGCGAGCCACATTTCTGGCGACAACGGTAACTGTGGTTGGCGTCGTCGCATGGCGAAGGCTGCTGCAGCCGCTGTTAACGCCAATTCCGGACGAAGAACTCGGCGCTGCGGTCGATATCAGTTCGCCCGAACTACACGAAGGGCTGGCCACGCTGGTTTCGCTGCAGCGAGCTGACGTGACAGCCAGTGAAGCGGGCTCCGACCTGATGCGGCGACGATTGGCCGAACAGACGTCCGGTCAGTTGCACCAGCTGCGCAATCGAGAATTCGTCGATTCGAAACAGACGGCCAAACGTTGGGGCGTCGCCGGATTGCTGATGGTGGCGGCGTTGGTTCCTGCGATTGTGTGGACATCGGGAAGTCAGTTACTGGTCAGCCGCCTGGTGATGCCGTTCGCGAACCTCGAAACCGCCAGAAACCTGTATTTTGATGTCGCAGACGGAGACCGCACGGTCGCTCGTGGCAGTGACGTGCGAATCGCGGCAACTCCGAAATGGCGAACAGAGACTGCGGGTGAGCGACCAGAAAATGTGTCGGTGCAGCTTGAGGCCAGTGACGGCAACACCGAAACGTTGCCGATGAACTTCGACGAGGTCAGCGGCAACTATGTAGCAACGCTGGCGAACATCGCAAATTCAGTCCGCTTTCGCGTCAGCGGCGGCGGAGCGACGTCGAAGTTGTTCGCAATCAACGTTGTGAACGCTCCGGAAATTCAAGCCGCCGTGATGACAGCAACGCCGCCCGTGTACATCGGCCGAGCCATCGAGCGGTTTGACGGCATGGTCGGAACGATGGAAGTCTTCGAACGCAGTGAATTGGAAGTGCTGCTGGAATTTAACAAGCCGGTCGAAACGGTCGCGTTGGTGTGGCAGCGCCGCGACGCTCGACCGATTTCCGAAACGGCGGTATTCGATCGACAATTCGACCACGTCACGGGCGAAGAAGTCATCAACCTGGAAATCGACGACGTGCATCCAGACGAATTCAATTTGGAAGCCGTCAATCCTGAAGACATGGACCCCGATGCGCCGCTGGTGCCTCAACACGAACCACTGGCCGAACGTATCGAAGGCCAATTGACAGCCGATCGCATGGGAGCCACCTTCCATTTTCAGGCTGACGTCGGTGGCGACTTCGTGTTCGAAGTGAAAGACGAATTCGACCTGTCGAATGGCTCGGAACCGGATCGCACGCTGGAAGTGGCTTACGACCTTCCCCCCGAACTTACCGTCACCGGATTGCGAAGTGGAGATGGTTATCGGGCGAACGACATTGTGGCTGTCAACTGCGAGTCCGTCGACGATGTGGGAGTCGGCCTTCTGGAACTGCATTACCGCGTCGGTGATGACGTGCGGGAAGTTCTGGCGGCAACCGATTTTGATCGCGGCTCACAAACAGTGCGGCACAGCTTTCGTCTGCAACTGGCAGACCTAAGCCTTAAGCATGGTGATGATGTCAGCATTCGTGTTCGCACGGCCGACGAACGTCCAACGCCGGGACCGCAGGAAGTGTGGTCGAAAGACCTGACACTAAAGATCGACGACAACGCCAAAGCCGCCGGTGCTCGCGCGCTGGAAGAAGAAACGCAGCAGATGATCGGTGCGTTAAAGCAGCTGGAAGAACAGCTGAAGAAGGACAAACAAAAAGCAGAGGAACTCAAATCCGAATCCCAGAAATCCTGGACTGGTCGCGAACGCACAGAGACGTCTCGACTCAGCGAGAAGGAACAGCAGCAGGGCAAAGTTCTGGCTGAACTCGCCAAGGAAGTCGCCACGCATCCGCTGATGCAGGAATCAGCACAGAAACTGCAGGACATTAGTGAGCAACTGCGCGAACAGATCCCCAACGAATTGGACAAAGCTGTTGATGCGGATCGGCGTCAGGCGAGCAACGAGCTCAACAAAGCGGCCGAGCAACTCCAACAGGCGGCACGTGACTTAGCGGAACAAATTGAAGAGATCGAAAAGCGGGCTCAACAGGAACAGGATCTCGCAGAATTAAATCGTCTGGCTTTGGAAGCCGAACAACTGGCGAAGGATTCCGAACAACTCGACAAAGACCGCCGTCAACCGGAGAACCAGCCGGAAGAAATGTCAGACCAAGACTGGCAACAGGAACTCGACCAGCGACAGCAGGAACTCAGCCGCGAACGCGAAGACCTCAGCAAAGATCTGGGCCAGCTACTGCAGGACCAACCAGAACTGCTGGAGTCCGCTCAGCAGGCGCAGCGAGAACAACTGGCGGAACTGTCGGAAAAGGTCCGCGAACTCGCCGAGCAACAAAACCGAGTTGCCACCGGGGTCAATGAAGAAGCCAAAGAAGCTGCCCGGGACGCTCGCCAAATCGCGAAGCAATTGCAGCAAGCGAAGCAGGCGGCTGAGAAACTGAACGCTCAAGCAAAGCAAAAAGACGAAGACGCGTCACCGCCAGACGTACAACCGTTGCA
This DNA window, taken from Fuerstiella marisgermanici, encodes the following:
- a CDS encoding phosphatase PAP2 family protein; amino-acid sequence: MWNRDLKLKLWLISVTGCAAFILLLKHGMRFDYFSAATAIGTVGLLLPFAVVFDGRKISAFANLLTGFLCMVVFNLFLAVLTYAGTPLNAPLADPWLMACDGAVGVHLPSIVAVMAEHPGLRNALSLAYFSVFPSTLLALVVLGLDSDVRRLREFVLHFILGGLITTLAFLFLPAAGPFHAYGYAPRPDQQRFLEHFFALRAGEFPLVSVNRLEGLITFPSFHTTWAILVAYSFRHYRWVFAPMIVLNAAVVISTMTTGWHYGADVLGGIATATVSILISRRLAPWLQAGKEESLASLFGREVVAN
- a CDS encoding DEAD/DEAH box helicase, which codes for MSDQNTNQASGFDVFQTFQTFEMPTTSIVFEPEALSQPETVKQPEESRQEVAEAPADEPLIVDDIVEGEPAGLVEESTPEPVAEEAAAEEPAAEEPVAEVPVVEELAAEKSPAEEVPVEVEEVASEQRVVAELNVEEPVVEVEPEEFVAIERAELPVEAVEAAVEPVGPTVAESTVPEPAPEAQVVAQQNAAPPTVVKVHNGAVTVQRRPEDNPVQPASAVAEAVTPASDESQTVEIEASTESAKVEVRQSEPVVEAASQPVEVVAQAPDPQATPVSEPSAETTTPQTPKSAVATNPAPQPVVASAMASETPRAYGKADNEVNNQGAAMRQASEVNSGQPKSASTDQKPRVPGEVTFRDLPLHEDVQRAIEQSGYEKPTDIQAQIIPHVLEGRDVLAQSQTGTGKTAAFALPVLSNIDTGPRQPPQVLVLAPTRELAIQVAKSFSTYASCMPRFGVAAIYGGQDYGIQLRALRDGVQVVVGTPGRVIDHIKRGTLDLSNIKCLVLDEADEMLNMGFLEDVQFVLDQTPAGRQVALFSATLPPPIRTIAQRYLSDPTRITIKKKTMTADSIRQRALFVPPRDKVETLIRILEVEETDGVIVFTKTREATVSVAEQLSKAGLNAIALNGDMAQRVRERTIDQLKSGHLDILVATDVAARGLDVNRISHVFNYDMPQDTESYIHRVGRTGRAGRKGEAVIFLTNNQRGKLRMIERATKQPIEVVQPPTADEINAKRIERFTQQITDVTAEADLTIFKDMISKYAEESGKPLEMIAAALAHIAQQGRPFFMKDRPARKRNERDDRGGRERFERGNERSGGRSQFSDRPSRPSGGGRQLGPPEPGMDRYRIEVGWQDGVKPGNIVGAVANEGGIDGDNIGPISIHDEFSTIDLPTGMPRDVFQTLQQTRVAGKQLRLSASRGEQSSPPRRNQGYQGGKPGGFRGKSSGNFSKGRKFRK
- a CDS encoding putative quinol monooxygenase; amino-acid sequence: MIIVIATITCRPGTRSDFLNEFYKIVPDVLREKGCIEYAPTIDATTGLDNQHLDENRVTIVEKWETVDDLKLHFTAPHMMTYRPKVKDFVVGSELRVLEPA
- a CDS encoding 3-deoxy-7-phosphoheptulonate synthase, with the translated sequence MIEKILSLQDVNIRETTPLVSPAELKAKYPLSDETAQFVYESRETVKSILKGDDKRVIAIVGPCSIHNPDIAVEYAHKLAAVAKDVKDRMIVIMRVYFEKPRTTVGWKGLINDPGLNDTFDMATGLNLARQILREVNQAGLPAATEMLEPITPQYIADLITLASIGARTTESPTHRQMASGLSMPVGFKNSTEGSLEVATNAMKAARAEHCFLGIDNDGNTCIVNTRGNDMGHLILRGGRNGPNYDAASLVEASRLLESAKLPPRFVVDCSHANSDKDYKRQPIVWNDVIQQRVDGNETIVGLMLESNLKAGQQSLGSDVKALEYGVSITDGCISFEQTEDLLRSAHEKLGG